A single region of the Chryseobacterium culicis genome encodes:
- a CDS encoding AAA family ATPase, producing MIISYNKGHKSYKFYNRTYKNSENIYTIIVGKNGSGKSRLLNGVIENFIPHNLIRKHGNSKPGEVICTEPPKKIIAVSTSPYDKFPLIQPQYYEPIINTFYSYIGIRDVKSFDISLGFMSKIIKELLYIRLGKEGNYLEVINVLKYLGYSEELIITFEIGTTSTQVKKFLEDQDLSNLSKGPSKLHRYFFEDQFKTEKIEKLKNIFFEYDFRKEKRLPIVTMNVEYIHSEMHIHDLLFLIECGIARLKDVEIMKLETERIHKINEASSGQQCIFTTFLGIACHIEDNSLIVIDEPEISLHPEWQERYITLLMETFQNYKNCHFIIATHSPQIIARLSQQNCFILQMDEMELKNGYEMANNSVDFQLANVFNAPGFKNEYLARISFSIISKVGKTNHFDDEDLRNFELLKSQIKNLQNNDPIKNLFQLIKELKKNG from the coding sequence ATGATAATTAGCTATAATAAAGGACATAAATCCTATAAATTTTATAACCGTACTTACAAAAATTCAGAAAATATTTATACGATAATTGTTGGAAAGAACGGAAGTGGTAAGAGTCGCCTACTGAACGGAGTTATCGAAAATTTTATTCCTCATAATTTAATCAGAAAACACGGAAATAGTAAGCCTGGAGAAGTTATATGTACTGAACCACCAAAAAAAATAATTGCAGTTTCAACAAGTCCTTATGATAAATTCCCACTTATACAACCTCAATATTACGAGCCAATTATTAATACTTTTTATTCTTATATAGGAATTAGAGATGTGAAATCATTTGATATTTCACTGGGTTTTATGTCTAAAATTATTAAAGAATTACTCTATATACGATTAGGCAAAGAAGGGAATTATTTAGAAGTAATAAATGTATTAAAGTACTTAGGATATTCGGAAGAGCTCATCATCACATTTGAAATAGGAACTACCTCTACTCAGGTCAAAAAATTTTTGGAAGATCAAGATTTGAGCAATCTATCTAAAGGTCCTAGTAAACTTCATAGGTATTTTTTCGAAGATCAATTTAAAACAGAAAAAATTGAAAAGTTAAAAAATATTTTTTTTGAATACGACTTTAGAAAGGAAAAACGTTTACCTATCGTAACTATGAATGTGGAATATATCCATTCAGAAATGCATATTCACGATCTATTGTTTTTAATTGAGTGCGGTATTGCAAGATTAAAGGATGTGGAAATTATGAAACTCGAAACTGAGCGCATTCATAAAATTAATGAAGCGAGCTCAGGTCAGCAATGTATATTTACGACATTTCTAGGTATTGCCTGTCATATTGAAGATAACAGCTTAATTGTAATTGACGAACCAGAAATTTCATTACATCCAGAGTGGCAAGAAAGGTATATTACTCTTTTAATGGAAACATTCCAAAACTATAAGAATTGCCATTTTATTATAGCTACCCATTCCCCACAAATAATCGCAAGACTGTCACAACAGAACTGTTTTATATTACAAATGGATGAGATGGAATTAAAAAATGGTTATGAGATGGCCAATAATTCTGTAGATTTTCAATTAGCAAATGTTTTTAATGCACCCGGGTTTAAAAACGAATACTTAGCTAGGATATCATTTTCTATTATTTCAAAAGTAGGTAAAACGAACCATTTTGACGATGAAGATTTAAGGAATTTTGAGCTTTTGAAATCTCAAATAAAAAATTTACAGAATAATGATCCTATAAAAAACCTATTTCAATTAATTAAAGAACTTAAAAAAAATGGCTGA
- a CDS encoding HNH endonuclease encodes MADINNPIVYTHEIKMRVLDFLARPDLKSSDWGEDEIQDIRKIIRNYYRNLTKKCFYCRNEISLRSVKNCHVEHIIPKSKYLNFMFEPKNLCVICSDCNEIKNNKEVAGTLEEVVKGKRTLILYPRSSDRFLVVHPHFDNYEEHIRKIGDIYIDLSPKGSYTMHICELNRKLHKYGMGSIALARSELFDLFNEIMNSNNYTHEMMLMNKLKEYFIRTS; translated from the coding sequence ATGGCTGATATTAATAATCCAATTGTTTATACTCATGAGATAAAAATGAGAGTTTTGGATTTTCTAGCTAGGCCTGATCTTAAGAGTTCAGATTGGGGTGAAGATGAAATCCAAGATATTCGAAAAATTATTCGAAATTATTACAGAAACTTAACAAAGAAATGTTTTTATTGTAGAAACGAGATTTCATTAAGGTCTGTGAAAAATTGTCATGTCGAGCATATTATTCCTAAAAGCAAATATTTAAATTTTATGTTTGAACCTAAAAATTTATGTGTTATATGTTCTGACTGCAATGAGATTAAGAATAACAAAGAAGTGGCTGGAACGTTGGAGGAAGTTGTAAAGGGAAAAAGGACATTAATTTTATATCCGAGATCTTCAGATAGATTCTTAGTTGTGCATCCACATTTTGACAATTATGAAGAACACATTCGTAAAATTGGAGATATTTACATAGATCTTTCACCAAAGGGATCTTATACAATGCATATTTGTGAATTAAATAGAAAGCTTCATAAATATGGAATGGGATCAATAGCACTTGCTCGGTCAGAGTTATTTGATTTATTTAATGAGATAATGAATAGTAACAACTATACTCATGAGATGATGCTGATGAATAAGCTTAAAGAATATTTTATTCGGACTTCTTAA